One Cynocephalus volans isolate mCynVol1 chromosome 5, mCynVol1.pri, whole genome shotgun sequence DNA window includes the following coding sequences:
- the SLC17A3 gene encoding sodium-dependent phosphate transport protein 4 isoform X2 — protein MAAMSELSPTAGKSKYSQDTQVDEKHSLRKVPSLCSIRYGLAFVVHLSNFTLVTQNVIMSITMVVMVNSTDNQFQLNGSTDGLPVDSLGGPNKAPKSLPAGGSGLGGQFALWERWGPPRERSRLYSIALSGMLLGTFTGILLGGLISQVLGWPFVFYIFGGIGCVCCVLWFVLVYDDPASHPWISISEKEYIISSLDQQVSSSKQPLPIKAILRSLPVWSISFGCFSHQWLINVLIIYTPTYISSMYNVNIRDNGLLSALPFIISWGIGILGGCLADYLLSKNFRLITVRKIATVLGILPPSAFIVALPYLNSSYITVTLLTFACGLATLCQSGIYVNSLDIAPRYSSFLMGASRALAHTSSILVPTASGFLLSQDPVSGWRNIFFLLFAINVSGLIFYLIFGEADVQDWAKERKLTRL, from the exons TTCCGAGCTTATGTTCCATTCGCTATGGATTAGCCTTCGTTGTACATTTAAGCAACTTCACGCTGGTGACACAAAATGTTATCATGAGCATCaccatggtagtgatggtgaacAGCACAGACAATCAATTCCAACTCAATGGCTCCACTGACGGGCTGCCTGTTGACTCATTGGGTGGCCCAAATAAAGCCCCCAAAAGTCTTCCTGCAGGG gGCTCAGGACTTGGGGGTCAGTTTGCACTTTGGGAAAGATGGGGTCCTCCACGTGAACGAAGCAGACTCTATAGCATTGCTTTATCAG GAATGCTACTGGGAACCTTCACTGGCATCCTCCTGGGTGGCCTCATCAGTCAAGTTCTTGGGTGGCCTTTTGTCTTCTATATCTTTG GAGGCATTGGCTGTGTCTGCTGCGTTCTCTGGTTTGTTCTGGTTTATGATGACCCTGCCTCTCACCCATGGATAAGCATCTCAGAAAAAGAATACATCATATCCTCCTTAGACCAACAG GTCAGCTCTTCTAAGCAGCCTCTTCCCATCAAAGCTATATTAAGATCTCTACCTGTTTGGTCCATAAGTTTTGGTTGTTTCAGCCACCAGTGGTTAATTAATGTACTGATTATATACACACCAACTTACATCAGCTCTATGTACAATGTTAACATCAGAGAT AATGGGCTCCTGTCTGCccttccttttattatttcctgGGGTATTGGTATCCTGGGAGGCTGCCTGGCAGATTACCTTCTGAGCAAGAATTTTAGGCTCATCACTGTGAGGAAAATTGCCACAGTTCTAG GAATTCTACCCCCTTCAGCATTCATTGTGGCCCTGCCCTACCTCAATTCCAGCTACATCACAGTTACCCTTCTGACATTCGCATGTGGACTGGCCACGTTGTGTCAGTCAGGGATCTACGTCAATTCCTTAGATATTGCTCCAAG ATATTCCAGTTTTCTCATGGGAGCCTCAAGGGCACTTGCACACACATCATCTATCCTGGTACCAACTGCCAGTGGATTTCTCCTCAGTCAG GACCCTGTGTCTGGGTGGAGGAATATCTTCTTCTTGTTGTTTGCCATTAACGTATCAGGACTAATCTTCTACCTCATATTTGGAGAAGCAGATGTCCAAGACTGGGCTAAAGAGAGGAAACTCACTCGTTTATGA
- the SLC17A3 gene encoding sodium-dependent phosphate transport protein 4 isoform X1, producing the protein MAAMSELSPTAGKSKYSQDTQVDEKHSLRKVPSLCSIRYGLAFVVHLSNFTLVTQNVIMSITMVVMVNSTDNQFQLNGSTDGLPVDSLGGPNKAPKSLPAGAPVYDWSPQIQGIIFSSINYGILLTLAPSGYLAGRIGSKRVVGVALFGSSLFVLCTPLAANFGLTLFIATRILQGLSQGSGLGGQFALWERWGPPRERSRLYSIALSGMLLGTFTGILLGGLISQVLGWPFVFYIFGGIGCVCCVLWFVLVYDDPASHPWISISEKEYIISSLDQQVSSSKQPLPIKAILRSLPVWSISFGCFSHQWLINVLIIYTPTYISSMYNVNIRDNGLLSALPFIISWGIGILGGCLADYLLSKNFRLITVRKIATVLGILPPSAFIVALPYLNSSYITVTLLTFACGLATLCQSGIYVNSLDIAPRYSSFLMGASRALAHTSSILVPTASGFLLSQDPVSGWRNIFFLLFAINVSGLIFYLIFGEADVQDWAKERKLTRL; encoded by the exons TTCCGAGCTTATGTTCCATTCGCTATGGATTAGCCTTCGTTGTACATTTAAGCAACTTCACGCTGGTGACACAAAATGTTATCATGAGCATCaccatggtagtgatggtgaacAGCACAGACAATCAATTCCAACTCAATGGCTCCACTGACGGGCTGCCTGTTGACTCATTGGGTGGCCCAAATAAAGCCCCCAAAAGTCTTCCTGCAGGG GCCCCAGTGTATGACTGGAGCCCTCAAATCCAAGGCATCATCTTCAGTTCCATCAACTATGGCATATTGCTGACACTGGCTCCCAGCGGATACCTGGCTGGAAGAATAGGATCGAAGCGAGTGGTTGGTGTAGCTTTGTTTGGATCTTCACTTTTCGTTCTTTGCACTCCTCTGGCTGCTAACTTTGGACTAACCTTGTTCATTGCAACTCGAATACTCCAGGGCCTAAGCCAG gGCTCAGGACTTGGGGGTCAGTTTGCACTTTGGGAAAGATGGGGTCCTCCACGTGAACGAAGCAGACTCTATAGCATTGCTTTATCAG GAATGCTACTGGGAACCTTCACTGGCATCCTCCTGGGTGGCCTCATCAGTCAAGTTCTTGGGTGGCCTTTTGTCTTCTATATCTTTG GAGGCATTGGCTGTGTCTGCTGCGTTCTCTGGTTTGTTCTGGTTTATGATGACCCTGCCTCTCACCCATGGATAAGCATCTCAGAAAAAGAATACATCATATCCTCCTTAGACCAACAG GTCAGCTCTTCTAAGCAGCCTCTTCCCATCAAAGCTATATTAAGATCTCTACCTGTTTGGTCCATAAGTTTTGGTTGTTTCAGCCACCAGTGGTTAATTAATGTACTGATTATATACACACCAACTTACATCAGCTCTATGTACAATGTTAACATCAGAGAT AATGGGCTCCTGTCTGCccttccttttattatttcctgGGGTATTGGTATCCTGGGAGGCTGCCTGGCAGATTACCTTCTGAGCAAGAATTTTAGGCTCATCACTGTGAGGAAAATTGCCACAGTTCTAG GAATTCTACCCCCTTCAGCATTCATTGTGGCCCTGCCCTACCTCAATTCCAGCTACATCACAGTTACCCTTCTGACATTCGCATGTGGACTGGCCACGTTGTGTCAGTCAGGGATCTACGTCAATTCCTTAGATATTGCTCCAAG ATATTCCAGTTTTCTCATGGGAGCCTCAAGGGCACTTGCACACACATCATCTATCCTGGTACCAACTGCCAGTGGATTTCTCCTCAGTCAG GACCCTGTGTCTGGGTGGAGGAATATCTTCTTCTTGTTGTTTGCCATTAACGTATCAGGACTAATCTTCTACCTCATATTTGGAGAAGCAGATGTCCAAGACTGGGCTAAAGAGAGGAAACTCACTCGTTTATGA